In a single window of the Amycolatopsis sp. cg5 genome:
- the pstS gene encoding phosphate ABC transporter substrate-binding protein PstS: protein MKIMRPLGAIGIVASAALVLVACGSDPAAKNSGTSSSAAVPAGDATAQVECGGKSPLSAEGSSAQNNAVEIFKQKYTAKCAGQQVNYNPTGSGAGVKQFNANQVDFAGSDSPLSGADADAAKARCASDAWNLPLVVGPVAIAYKLQGVDKLVLTPEVTAKIFNGGIKTWDDPAIKAVKGNEALTLPSKPIQVVSRSDESGTTDNFQKYLKAASKGAWTQGDGKAFKGGVGNGAAKSNGVVEAVKAADGAITYVEGAFAKDGVTAAQLDSGSGAVELSAANVAKALDAAKFKKEGTNDLALDLDGIYASNTPGAYPLLLTTYEIVCSKYADANVSKAVKAFLNVAATDGQKPLSDKGYVPIPSSLQTKVLEAIKAIA from the coding sequence CGGCTGCCGTGCCCGCCGGTGACGCCACGGCCCAGGTGGAGTGCGGCGGCAAGAGCCCGCTGTCCGCTGAAGGCTCGTCCGCGCAGAACAACGCGGTCGAGATCTTCAAGCAGAAGTACACCGCGAAGTGCGCCGGTCAGCAGGTGAACTACAACCCGACCGGTTCCGGCGCGGGTGTGAAGCAGTTCAACGCCAACCAGGTCGACTTCGCCGGTTCGGACTCGCCGCTCTCGGGCGCCGACGCGGACGCCGCCAAGGCCCGCTGCGCCAGCGACGCGTGGAACCTCCCGCTGGTCGTCGGCCCGGTCGCGATCGCCTACAAGCTCCAGGGCGTCGACAAGCTGGTGCTGACCCCCGAGGTCACCGCGAAGATCTTCAACGGCGGCATCAAGACCTGGGACGACCCGGCCATCAAGGCCGTCAAGGGCAACGAGGCGCTGACCCTGCCGTCGAAGCCGATCCAGGTCGTCTCCCGCTCGGACGAGTCCGGCACCACGGACAACTTCCAGAAGTACCTGAAGGCCGCCTCCAAGGGCGCCTGGACCCAGGGTGACGGCAAGGCGTTCAAGGGTGGCGTCGGCAACGGCGCGGCCAAGTCGAACGGTGTCGTCGAGGCCGTCAAGGCCGCCGACGGTGCGATCACCTACGTCGAGGGCGCCTTCGCCAAGGACGGCGTGACCGCCGCCCAGCTCGACAGCGGCTCCGGTGCGGTCGAGCTCTCCGCCGCCAACGTCGCCAAGGCGCTCGACGCCGCGAAGTTCAAGAAGGAGGGCACGAACGACCTCGCCCTCGACCTGGACGGCATCTACGCCAGCAACACCCCTGGCGCCTACCCGCTGCTGCTGACCACCTACGAGATCGTCTGCTCGAAGTACGCTGACGCCAACGTCTCGAAGGCCGTCAAGGCGTTCCTGAACGTCGCCGCGACCGATGGCCAGAAGCCGCTGTCGGACAAGGGCTACGTGCCGATCCCGTCCTCGCTGCAGACGAAGGTCCTCGAGGCCATCAAGGCCATCGCGTAA
- the pstC gene encoding phosphate ABC transporter permease subunit PstC: MTDSTSTRTPTGDPGGRSPSSRIPPEAPISEQAPASAPKPGSKAAVKQRPGDRIFKNLTTGAGVFVVALIGLIGLFLLVQAIPALKADNANFLFSSAWSTGDPNNMSFGILDLLQVTVATSLVALIIAMPVSLGIALFLTQYAPKRLARAFAYVIDLLAAVPSIIFGLWGILVLAPAIEPFSQWINETFSWIPVFAPGNVAPSLRGTIFTAGVVLAVMLLPIISSLTREVFERTPTPHIEGALALGATRWEVIRTTVLPFGKAGYIGASMLGLGRALGETIALAVILLIPVGRDFTWSVFDGGATFASKIAANYSEFNNVTSAGAYIAAGLVLFLLTFLVNFAARSIIAKKVD, translated from the coding sequence ATGACCGACTCAACTTCGACGCGGACGCCCACCGGGGACCCCGGTGGGCGTTCGCCGTCCTCTCGCATCCCCCCGGAGGCCCCGATTTCGGAGCAAGCACCGGCCTCGGCACCGAAACCGGGGTCCAAGGCCGCGGTGAAGCAGCGCCCCGGCGACCGCATCTTCAAGAACCTGACCACCGGCGCCGGCGTCTTCGTCGTCGCCCTGATCGGCCTGATCGGGCTGTTCCTGCTGGTGCAGGCGATCCCGGCGCTCAAGGCCGACAACGCGAACTTCCTGTTCTCCTCCGCCTGGTCGACCGGTGACCCGAACAACATGTCGTTCGGCATCCTGGACCTGCTCCAGGTCACCGTCGCCACCTCGCTGGTCGCGCTGATCATCGCGATGCCGGTCTCGCTGGGCATCGCGCTGTTCCTGACCCAGTACGCGCCCAAGCGCCTGGCCAGGGCGTTCGCCTACGTCATCGACCTGCTCGCCGCGGTGCCGTCGATCATCTTCGGCCTGTGGGGCATCCTCGTGCTGGCGCCCGCGATCGAGCCGTTCTCGCAGTGGATCAACGAGACCTTCTCGTGGATCCCGGTCTTCGCGCCCGGCAACGTGGCGCCGAGCCTGCGCGGCACGATCTTCACCGCGGGCGTCGTGCTCGCCGTGATGCTGCTGCCGATCATCTCCTCGCTGACCAGGGAGGTGTTCGAGCGCACGCCGACCCCGCACATCGAGGGCGCGCTGGCGCTGGGCGCCACCCGCTGGGAGGTCATCAGGACCACGGTCCTGCCGTTCGGCAAGGCCGGTTACATCGGCGCTTCGATGCTCGGTCTCGGCCGCGCGCTCGGCGAGACGATCGCGCTGGCGGTCATCCTGCTGATCCCGGTCGGCCGTGACTTCACCTGGAGCGTGTTCGACGGCGGCGCGACCTTCGCGTCCAAGATCGCCGCGAACTACAGCGAGTTCAACAACGTGACGTCGGCCGGCGCGTACATCGCGGCGGGCCTGGTGCTGTTCCTGTTGACCTTCCTGGTCAACTTCGCGGCCAGGTCCATCATCGCCAAGAAGGTGGACTGA